From Desulfovibrio legallii, one genomic window encodes:
- a CDS encoding helix-turn-helix domain-containing protein, which produces MNIETFRTDLQRAIREKGLSQSELARLAGIRQGTLSKFLTAENGRDMNLSTALRLWPFVYGAPPIPATPATSPASAQAQAAAQ; this is translated from the coding sequence CAGACCTGCAGCGCGCTATCCGTGAAAAGGGGTTATCCCAAAGCGAACTCGCACGCCTGGCAGGAATCCGTCAGGGCACGCTTTCCAAGTTTCTGACCGCAGAAAATGGCAGGGATATGAACCTTTCCACTGCGCTCCGCCTTTGGCCGTTCGTCTACGGCGCCCCGCCTATCCCAGCCACCCCTGCCACGTCACCCGCATCTGCACAGGCTCAGGCAGCAGCGCAGTAG